A stretch of DNA from Streptomyces xanthii:
CGGAGGGCGTCGAGGCTCTCCTCGACGAAAGTACGGAAGAGTGGGGGGTCTTGGCGGGTGGTGCGCGTGGGGGTGGCTACGGCTGCGGATGCCTCGGCGGGCATGTGCGTTCCTCCTGAACCCACGGGCGCCCTCGTCCCTGGGTGCGCCCGTGGTGGTGCTCGATCGGTCACGGAGGTCCGGGGCCGCCCACGCATGCGGGCGCGCCCGGAGGGGGTGGGGCCCACCCCGGGCAATTTGGTTGCCCCAGACAACCAATCTCAGGCTAACCTGCCGTCCCGTCAGTTCGCGCCTCAGATCAAGCCATATGCGCCCGCTTGACTCCTTCTTTTCCTTGATCACATACGCATTTGACCATCGGACCCTTGCCGGGCGGCGGGCTCGCGCATCAAGTCGACGATCAGGCGGATGTCGTCCGGGGTCGTCGCCGGGTTCACGATCGCGAGGCGGGTGCAGGGGCGGCCGCGGTGGCTGGTGGGGGTGACGAAGGCCTGTTGCGCGTCGAGCAGGGCGCGGCTCCAGCGGGCGTAGTCCGCGTGGTCCCAGCCGTGGCGCTCGAAGACGAGGACGGACAGCTCGGGTTCGACGAGCAGGTCCACGCGGCCGGCGGCGCGGATCAGCTCGGCGCCGGCCCGCGCCGTGGCAAGTGTCCGCTCCACGGCGTCGCGGTTGTGACGGCGGCGCACGGGTTCAGCCCCCGCCTCCAGCATCACGTGGACAGCCTCGACCTGGCGGCACGGCTCATCGCGGCGGGCCTGGGCACCGCCTTCGTGGCCGCCGACGGCCCCCGCCACCCCGGCGTGCGCGCGCTCCCCCTTCACGGGCTGGCCGGAACCCGCCGCAGCTACGCCCTGACCCGCCCCGGCCGCGCGGCATGACCGGCGCATGCCGCCGTGATCGCGGCCGTCGCCGGAGCCGCACCGGATTCCGCGGCCGCCGCGCACTGAACACGCGTGCGGGGGTACCGGCCACGACGGGCCGGTACCCCCGCACCTCATACCTCCGTGCCGGACGCCGTTGCGCTCAGTCGAAGACGAGCGGGCCCGGGGCCTGCGCGGAGGTCGCCGTACAGGTCGCCGTGATGCCGAAGACGACCACCTTCAGGGACGTCGCCTCCAGGCTGTCGCCGGAGGCGACCGTCCCGGTGAGCGGGCCGGTCGACACGGGGCTGCCGGCCGGGATCGCGGGGTTGGAGTTGCCGGTGAACTGGACCGCGCCCGTGCCGTGGTTGGTGAGAGTGAGGGTGGAGTTCACGGAGCCCGCGCCGACATTGATCGGAGCGGTGATGGCGGAGGTCGACACCTCGATGGTCGCGGCGGTGCCGTTCTGCGCCGCAGTGAGGGTGGCGCTGCCGGAGCCCCAGGTGCCGCAGTCGAAGGAGATCGTGGCGGTCTGCGGCGCGACGGCGCCGGCCGCGGGAGCCAGTGCCAGTACGCCGGCCGCGAGGCCGGCGCCGAGCGCCGCGGTCAGCCCGGCGCGCCGGGGAGCGGAGAAGGAGATACGGGGGTTTCGTCGCATGGGGGTACCCTGTGCCCTTCGTGTGGGGGGAAGGTCGCACCGGTGGCCTGACGGTCTGTCAGCCGTGGTGAGTGGGCCCATTGAGGCACGCCCCTCTTGAGACGACAAGGCACGGTCACGCTTCTTTTGGCATGCACCGTTCAATTCGCGCCGTGGTCGAACCACGGGCAGGGAGTCCCGGACACCCTCGCCGCGGCAGGACTTCGTCATCGGCCGACAAATCGATCGCCCCGCACAGGTCCGATCTCTATCCTGCGGTGAGCGGAATCGCGCGGTTCCGCAGGTCGGGGCGCCGTGGCAGAGCGGCCCATTGCGATCGGCGTGAGCGGTGCCTCGCTCACGCCGACTGG
This window harbors:
- a CDS encoding type 2 periplasmic-binding domain-containing protein, which translates into the protein MDSLDLAARLIAAGLGTAFVAADGPRHPGVRALPLHGLAGTRRSYALTRPGRAA